In one window of Macrobrachium nipponense isolate FS-2020 chromosome 2, ASM1510439v2, whole genome shotgun sequence DNA:
- the LOC135221344 gene encoding uncharacterized protein LOC135221344: MDHMMPMKWAKKWPHLNDVPLKRLPAKYNQVELIIGLKSSLGRCIYDQRHGEENEPSAHLTRFGWVTFGPTGFQLGEQSWPLHHIQLHEYEAPDPSSITNCLQSHFNKDFWETEIHSHQEASVEDKLFLDKVSKSIQRIEGKYCLNLPFHNKTPLPHDREYVVHRMKVLQRKFEKNNEYKAAYVEQMQILDKGYAELVPLSALACNDRRVWYIPHYSVIHTTKLKLRVVYDLKAKFSNISLNDLLLQGHDLKNTVIGVLLRFRQGQYAVTADIQEMLFQLLVPEGDRDILRILWWPGSDTNQPLSEYRMRGHVFGARSSPSYVNYALRRIAEDHGLGFNDEASEAICCNFYVDNLPKAFNDKDLSMRTAKDLIALCNAGGWRLNQWSWNCKEVLSTIPESERDISVATLDLSKYELPTERALGVHWSMEEYSFTFKVCLKDMPLTQRGALSMVMSIYDPMSMVVVATLPLKLIIQ, encoded by the coding sequence ATGGACCATATGATGCCAATGAAGTGGGCTAAGAAGTGGCCCCATCTAAATGACGTTCCGCTCAAAAGACTGCCAGCTAAATACAACCAAGTCGAGTTGATCATAGGTCTCAAGTCCTCCCTAGGCCGCTGTATCTATGACCAACGACATGGCGAGGAGAATGAACCTTCTGCCCACCTCACAAGGTTTGGCTGGGTCACCTTTGGACCAACCGGGTTCCAGTTAGGGGAGCAGTCCTGGCCATTACATCATATCCAGCTTCATGAGTATGAAGCTCCTGATCCCAGTAGTATAACGAACTGCCTGCAGTCACACTTCAACAAGGACTTCTGGGAAACAGAGATTCATTCCCACCAGGAAGCGTCAGTAGAAGACAAACTCTTCCTAGACAAGGTATCTAAGTCTATACAACGGATAGAGGGTAAGTACTGCCTGAATCTGCCCTTTCATAACAAAACCCCTTTGCCCCACGACCGTGAGTATGTTGTGCATAGGATGAAGGTCCTTCAGCGCAAATTTGAGAAGAATAACGAATACAAAGCAGCCTACGTAGAGCAAATGCAGATCTTGGACAAGGGCTATGCAGAACTAGTGCCACTATCTGCCTTGGCTTGCAATGACAGGCGTGTATGGTACATACCTCATTACTCAGTAATTCATACTACTAAACTCAAACTAAGAGTGGTGTATGACTTGAAGGCAAAGTTCAGCAACATTTCTCTGAATGACCTACTGCTTCAAGGCCATGATCTCAAAAACACAGTCATAGGTGTTCTCCTCAGGTTCCGGCAGGGCCAGTATGCTGTCACGGCAGATATACAGGAGATGTTGTTCCAACTACTGGTCCCAGAAGGAGACCGCGACATCCTAAGAATCCTCTGGTGGCCCGGCAGTGACACCAATCAGCCTCTGTCCGAGTACCGCATGAGAGGACATGTGTTCGGCGCCCGATCTTCCCCTAGCTACGTCAACTACGCCTTGAGAAGGATTGCAGAGGACCATGGATTAGGTTTCAATGACGAAGCTTCTGAAGCAATCTGTTGTAACTTCTATGTTGATAACCTTCCCAAAGCATTCAATGACAAAGACCTTTCTATGCGGACTGCGAAGGACCTTATAGCCTTGTGTAATGCGGGTGGTTGGAGGCTTAACCAGTGGTCTTGGAACTGTAAGGAAGTCCTCTCTACCATTCCTGAGTCTGAACGAGACATCTCTGTGGCAACACTCGACCTTAGCAAATATGAGCTGCCAACAGAGAGGGCTTTGGGCGTCCACTGGTCGATGGAAGAATATTCCTTCACTTTCAAGGTGTGCCTGAAGGACATGCCACTAACTCAAAGAGGTGCCTTGTCAATGGTGATGTCTATCTACGACCCTATGAGCATGGTGGTGGTGGCTACCCTGCCATTAAAGCTCATAATCCAGTAG
- the LOC135221342 gene encoding uncharacterized protein LOC135221342, which translates to MCRLQLGWDEEMPANELQQWKNLIEQLPRLANFKLARNYTPASFGKVKSYKLHHSSDASQSGYGTTTYLRIVNEAGEVHCTLMMARARVAPLKRSTIPRLELTAAIVAAHMNCKLQEELDIPLEDSVFWTDSTSVLKYLLNEEA; encoded by the coding sequence ATGTGCCGTCTTCAGCTTGGTTGGGATGAAGAGATGCCTGCCAATGAGCTGCAGCAGTGGAAGAACCTAATTGAGCAGCTGCCAAGACTTGCAAACTTCAAGCTGGCCAGGAACTACACCCCAGCTTCCTTCGGTAAGGTAAAGTCTTACAAGCTCCACCACTCCAGTGATGCCTCTCAGTCAGGCTACGGCACAACTACTTATCTTCGAATAGTCAACGAAGCTGGTGAGGTGCACTGCACTCTGATGATGGCCAGGGCAAGGGTTGCTCCTCTCAAGCGATCCACCATTCCCAGGCTGGAACTTACAGCTGCCATCGTTGCTGCACACATGAATTGTAAGTTGCAAGAGGAGCTCGACATACCCCTAGAAGATTCAGTCTTTTGGACTGATAGCACTTCAGTCCTGAAATATCTACTGAATGAGGAAGCCTGA